Below is a window of Moraxella nasibovis DNA.
CACCGCTTTTACCCGAAAACTTCGTTCATCAGTCGCCGTCTCTGGGCTTGCCAAGACGCACGAAGTATTAAAGATATTTAGCCCCTTATTCTCCATCGCCCCCATGTTAAACTGACCAGTCGCCACAATCATGTAGCGATCTAGGTCATACGCACAGCCATAATTGTCCTCATCCCATTTCATGGAGTCTTTTAAGGCTTGCATGGCAACATGGCATTTGTCCAAATCCTGCTTGGTGGCATAAATTTCAAGCAAAACCTCTCGCCCCTCACAAGTGGTAAAATGATCTTGCATGACATCCAAATCGGCAATCACGCAGGCGAACAGATAGCTTGGCTTTAAGGTGGGATCATGCCAAACGGTAAAATGACGCTCGCCCAAATCACCCTGCTCAATCAAATTACCATTGGCAAGCAAGGTTGGGTATTTTTTGTCCGCCTCCACTCTGGTGGTAAACTCTGCCAGCACATCAGGGCGGTCTGGATAAAAGGTAATTTTACGAAAGCCCTCTGCCTCGCACTGCGTGACAAACATCGCATCCGCCCCAGTGCCAGCCTGATACAAGCCTTCTAGTGCGGTGTTGGTTTGTGGCGATATTTTTACCTGCGTCTCCACCAACGCCTCGTCTGGGGCATGATGAATGATCAGCTGTTCCTCATCGAGTGTATAATCTGCCGATGACAATGCCACGCCATTGACGCTAATGGATCGTAATTGCAAATCTCGTCCCAGCAATACAAGCTCGCCCTCGTAGGCACGCTTCATTTTAAGCGTACTGCCAACGGTGGCATGATCCTCATACAGCCGAATGTCCAAATCAATTTTTTCAACAGTAAATACAGGGGGTGTGTAGTCTTTTAAATAAACTTTTGTCGGTGTTTTAGCCGTAGTCATTGTCATACTCCATCAAATCTGTCATTCATAGCAAATGTCTTAAAATCGCCATCATACTATCAAAATTTACTCACAAATAAAACCCCAATCTTTAAAAACCCGCCCCATCCCAGCAGTAAAATGTCAATTTCAACCATGCAAAACGCACAAAACCGCCATCATCTTGCAACAATATGCAAAAACCACTTGTAAAAATCGGGCAACTTTGTCATTATACACCCAAAGTTTTATCACTATTTTTACCAAACCTTTCATTTTTTATTTGGAGTCATTATGTCAATCCGTACTAAATTTGCCCTTGTCACCATTGGTGCTACCCTTGCCGTGACAGGCTGCGCCAGCAAAAACAAAAGCCAAGAAGTGCTGGTCGCTCCGATCGGTGTGTCAGGCTACACAGGTCCTGCCTATCAAGGCGGCAAACTGGTTAATAACAGCGATGCCATCAAAGCCGCAGCGACACAGATTCAAGGCGTGGTGTATTTTGACTTTGATTCAGACGCCATCAAAGCCGATGCCGCCCGAGTGCTAGACGCACAAGCAGACTTCCTAAAAGCCAACCCAACCGCTCGTGTGCTGGTCGCAGGTCACACCGATGAGCGTGGCTCTCGTGAGTACAACATCTCATTAGGCGAGCGCCGCGCCGCTGCCGTGCGTGCTTATCTGTCAGACAAAGGCGTCAATACCGCCAACATCGAAATCACAAGCTTTGGCGAGGAACGCCCTGCCGTAGCAGGTACTGGCGAGGCAAACTGGTCTCAAAACCGCCGTGCTGAGCTGTCTTACTAATCATTCTTAATCACCCGCCCTCAAAAAAAGCCTCAAATATGTTTGAGGCTTTTTGTTTTGTGTCATCAAGGCGGTAAATTTACCACCTTCAAAAATTAGCAAAAAAATAACCCCAGCAAAAACTGAGGTTATTTTATCAATCAAAAGATTGATTAGAAGCGGTAAGTAGCACCAACTTTAGCGATTGGGTACCAAGTCGCATATTCTTTGTCTTGGATACGCTGAGCAGCGTGCTCATTGAAAGCAGTATTGCTTGATTTGATGGTTACATCAGCTTTACCTAGGTATGCTGCGCCAAGCTCACCAAATACACCCCAGTGGTTGTTGATGTTTGGACGGAAGCCAACAGTTAGGTATGGCGCAAGCTTGTTGCGGTGCTCAACAGTACCTTCGATTGGACCGTTTACAATATAATCAGTACCTTGGATTGAGAAGGTCTCGTTTTGGCGAGCAGGCGCTCTTACTTTGATGTCGTTGTCAGGAACGATCACACCAGCACCAACAGTGAACCAGTTTGCCGCAGGGCGCATTTGAACGCCTAGGTATGGGTTAGAGAAGTCAGTGTCTAGTTCGAAGTCGGTACCATCTACAGAGATGTCGTCTTTGAATAGACCAGCTGGATCACCACCAGCCCAACCAGCTTGTAGTTCTGTAGTGTCGTTTACTGCCCATGCGATGTTCGCACCATAACCTAGCGTACCAACTTCTGCGCTGATGGCTGCTGGGTTTACCGCAGTTTTGAATAGAGTTTTGGTGCCGTCAACCACAGCAACAGTGGTGTTTTTTGCGCCAGTAACAACTACTGTGCCAGCGTCAGTAACAACATTTGCCATTGCGCCAGTAGATAGCAACACAGCACCAGCAATCACAGATAGCTTAATAGCTTTCATAAGTTTCTCCAAATTAAACTAATTTTACCCACAAGCACATACCGATTAAGTCTTGATGATATGTTTGCTCGTTGGGTGTATTTAAAACGATTTTTGTCGTTTTGTCTAGCTAGGTTTTTGTATGTTTTGTATGCCTTTGTGTGAGTTATCATCACAAGGTCAACAATCTTAGCAACATAAGTTAAAAACTTTACACAAAAAATACAAACCTTGCACGACTGCATGAGTTATATGGGTATTAACTCACACAATTCAATACAAGGCACGCATTGTACCACACTTTATTCATTTATAAAATCTTTCTTTGCACTTATCAGTCAAATCAGTCCGTGCTGCTACGCACATCATACCAGCGCAAAAAGCGTAATATCCGCACCAAAGCAATATCCGTTTTGCCATCAGCACCTTCCATCTTGTCAGCGCCATCAAAAGTGCCATCGACAGGCACATCAGCAAGGGTAAGATCAAGTGCGCCAGCATAAGGCATCAGCACCTGCCAAGCCAAAGATTTGCCATTGATGGACTTGGCGGCGGTAGGCTGCCAGTTGCCCTGAATGCTTTGGGCAGTCAGCATACCACTGGTGTTACGGGTTAAAAGCTGACCTGTGCGGTGATGGGCGCACACCCCAAAGGGCAAGCAAAACACCTGCGGCTGCACCGTCATCTGGTGCAGGCAGTCTGGCACTTTGGCGACGCTAAGATGATACAGCGCACGCACCCCCACCCGAGCAAAATTTCGACCACTTGGCACAAGAACGCCTTCGTGAAGTGCCGTCACATGGGTGTCGCCATCGATGCTAAGCACTCGCACCCAGCCTTTGGCACGCGCCGCCATGCCAAGCCAGTAGGCTTGTGACTGGGTGTCATCGTCAATTTTTATCAAATCATTAGCACGAATGGTCAGACGAGATTTAAGGTCAATCAACCCATCATCAAAAATACCATACACATGGCTTGTTTTGTCACGCACCAAAGGCAGCTGATCTGATGAGGCGATGCTGATGAGCGCAAAGCGTCTGTTGCCCTTAGGGTAGGCAGGGTATTGGCGAGTGTCATAAAGGCTTATGATGGGCTGCTGATAAAACCGCTGTCGCCCTTTGTCAAACAAGCCATCATAATCATCGTCTGCATTGGCGGCAAACACACGCACGATGGCGGCACGATTCACATCCATACGAAAAATCTGTCCACCCAAGTCGGCAGCATACACATACTCAAAAGTGCCATCGCCGTAGCGATCGACAAGCGTCGTCTTTGCCACAAAGCTGTGTTTCATATACCCACCTAACTCGTCCTGCCATATAAATACAGGCTCTCCTGTCAAGGCATTGATGGCATAGACAGCGGCACCGTCTGCGCTTGTCTTATGGCAAGCGACCCCATCTTGATAGCATGGATCCATACCGCCACCAAACACAAACACCGCCTGCCGCCTGCCATTTTGGCGCACATAGCCCAAGCTGACAGGCGCATAGATGTGTGACAGCTTAGGCAGCACATTCGAGGTCAGGTGATATAAAAGTCGTGGAGCATTGTCATCGGTCACATCAAGTGCCACCAAACCCTCAGCACTGCGTCCAAAGCCACCCACAGCGATCAGGCGCTCGGTAAATCCTTGATCGTGGTACTCACGCACACGGTGTAGCTGCCATGCCGCATCGATGCCGTAGGGCTTGCCCAGCGCCGACATTGGCAAATACGCCAGTCGCTCACGCCCCTCATCATCGACCAGACGCAGCACACCCTGCGTGTCCGTATAAAGCATCATGCCAGACTTGTCATCGCTATCGGACGGATACATGACAGCACCGATGTGCCAATTTTCCAATAACTGAGCGATGGCAGCACGCTCATCAGGACTGTGATTTACCAGCTGATGCACCTCCAAAGCAGACCCAATTTTCATCATGGTGCCAAAAGGACCACTTTCTTTATTCTCACTTATCCACAACGCTTTGCTTGAATACATCAGCCTGCCTTCTGTGCCAAAATCTTGGACTTCATGACCGCTTGCCCACACATCAGGATGCACGGTCGCTTGATGATTGGCATAAAGCGGCTCACCATCTGCACCCACCGCCACCCCTTGTCTGATGGGATATTTTAACAGCGCACCACGCCAGCCATCGAATTTCTGATACGCCATGCCCATGTAGGCGTGCGATGCATTGGTTCTGATACTGGTGATGATGGGAGCATCTGGCGAACAAGATGCAGCGTTCGCCGCCAACATGGCAGACCCATGCTGCATGGCAAAAGCGGGCGACAAAGCAAACAGTATAAGCAGAGTAAACAGACCAGCCAATATCATCAAACCCTGACGGCGCAGTCTAATAGCCATAATCATACTCCTGTACCAGCATTTGATGAGAAATGCCCGCCTCCTCCAAGCACGATTTCACCTGCAAAGGATGAATCGCACAAGACTCATTTGTACCGCTTTTTGCCAATGAATACAGCGTCACACGATAAGAAACGCTCTCATCTACACCCAAATCTGCAATGTCAGCCAAGCTCACCCCAGATGGCGCATAAGACAAATCATCAGCATCAGGGGTGGCGCTCAGCACCCACCACAGCTTTACCTGCCCATCAAGACAGCGCAGGCTTGGTGTGTCCAATGACAGCTTGCTTGGATGAAAATTTGCCAGCCCAGCCGCCATCTCAAAGCACATAAAACCAATGCTTTGCTTGGTCTGTTCTGGTGCGGCATTTTGGTCGGCTTGGTCTTGCGTGATGAAGTGGTGGGCGCTGTATTTTTGTTGGTGATGCGTGATGAGCTTTGATAAGATGCCATCATCAGCCAAGATGGTTTTTTGAGCGGCAGGCTGACCCAGCATGGCAAAAGGCGCATCTGCCGCCACAAACAGCGCATTCACCTTGCCCGTGGCAAAGGCAAGCCTTGTGTCGTTTAGACTTTGGCGAATGGCGAGCGCCGACAAGCTGGTAACGATCAAAATCACAATCAGCACCATCAAAAGCACATAACCTCGCTCCGCCCTCATTGCACATCTCCTTGCGCCTTGATGTTTCTTAGCTGTACGGTCAGCTGATGCAAGCGCCTGTCATGACTGCCTGCTCCATCACGCACCGCCACCGCCTCGCCAAATACTTCAAACTGCCGCTCACCCACCTCATCGCTGGGCAAAGTCAGTGGTGAATGACTCAGCCACGCCACATCCAAAGATACGATGGGCGACAAAGATGCGCTGTCATAGTCGCTGGGTCGAACAAGGCGCACGCCATCGCCTTCTTGCACACCCAATCTCACCCACATGCCCTCGACATGATGCGCCATGATCTGACCTTGACTTTGCTCACCAAAGCCGTAGATGACATTGGCGTTTTTGGTGTCTTTGGCACTCTCATCGATGATGGCGTTGATGAAAGCGGTCGAGCTTTGAGCAAAACGGCGATCTCTGGTGGCATCTCGGACGATGTTTTCGGTGATAAATTTTGCCGCATCACAGCGCAGATTCATCACGCCATCGTCATTTTGGATAAAATAACGCTCAATCACCACCTGCCCATCAACCCAAGCCATCTCGCCACTTTTGAGTCTGGCACGGCGGGGGCCCAGCACCATCTCACCTTCGCAGTTCCACATGTCCTGTGGTGCACGGTAGATGATCGTCAGCTGATCGGATGGCAAATTGGTGCCGTCATTTGGCAGATGCATACGCCCAGTCAGATAGCGTGCGATGTTTGCGCCATTGTTGTTTTGTCTGCTCAGCTGATTTTGATGAATCAAAATGCCCGAAGGCAAAGGATAAGACAGCACCGACTCATCAATGCCAAGCCCTGCCAAGCGCAGATTTGCCGCCAGCCCATCGGTGGCAAAAATCTGTCGGTTGATGTCATCGGCTGTGCGTTCTTGACTAAGCACCCCTTTCATGCTCGCCACATACACCTGACCTGCCATCAGTACGATGAGCGCACCGATGAGTAGCGCTACCATCATCTCCATCAAGCCAAATCCACTCAGCTGTTTCATCTGCCCTCCCTGCGCCCCATCTAATACGCCATCGTCATGCAGCGAGCGCCTTGGTTAATTGAGCCATTAAAGTACAGGCAGCCACCCTCGCCCCAAGTCGCAGCGGTCTCACCCCACGCTGCGATGAGACGATGCTCGCCATTATGAACCACAGCATTTAGGCGAATGCCCTCTTTGGCGGCAAGTCTGGCATTATTGATGGCTCGATGTGTGATGAGTCTTTGTGTGGTGCATTGGCTTTGATGACAGTCTGTCGATACCGCTTGCAGC
It encodes the following:
- a CDS encoding PilC/PilY family type IV pilus protein; this translates as MAIRLRRQGLMILAGLFTLLILFALSPAFAMQHGSAMLAANAASCSPDAPIITSIRTNASHAYMGMAYQKFDGWRGALLKYPIRQGVAVGADGEPLYANHQATVHPDVWASGHEVQDFGTEGRLMYSSKALWISENKESGPFGTMMKIGSALEVHQLVNHSPDERAAIAQLLENWHIGAVMYPSDSDDKSGMMLYTDTQGVLRLVDDEGRERLAYLPMSALGKPYGIDAAWQLHRVREYHDQGFTERLIAVGGFGRSAEGLVALDVTDDNAPRLLYHLTSNVLPKLSHIYAPVSLGYVRQNGRRQAVFVFGGGMDPCYQDGVACHKTSADGAAVYAINALTGEPVFIWQDELGGYMKHSFVAKTTLVDRYGDGTFEYVYAADLGGQIFRMDVNRAAIVRVFAANADDDYDGLFDKGRQRFYQQPIISLYDTRQYPAYPKGNRRFALISIASSDQLPLVRDKTSHVYGIFDDGLIDLKSRLTIRANDLIKIDDDTQSQAYWLGMAARAKGWVRVLSIDGDTHVTALHEGVLVPSGRNFARVGVRALYHLSVAKVPDCLHQMTVQPQVFCLPFGVCAHHRTGQLLTRNTSGMLTAQSIQGNWQPTAAKSINGKSLAWQVLMPYAGALDLTLADVPVDGTFDGADKMEGADGKTDIALVRILRFLRWYDVRSSTD
- the pal gene encoding peptidoglycan-associated lipoprotein Pal, translating into MMSIRTKFALVTIGATLAVTGCASKNKSQEVLVAPIGVSGYTGPAYQGGKLVNNSDAIKAAATQIQGVVYFDFDSDAIKADAARVLDAQADFLKANPTARVLVAGHTDERGSREYNISLGERRAAAVRAYLSDKGVNTANIEITSFGEERPAVAGTGEANWSQNRRAELSY